One region of Glycine max cultivar Williams 82 chromosome 9, Glycine_max_v4.0, whole genome shotgun sequence genomic DNA includes:
- the CYP21 gene encoding peptidyl-prolyl cis-trans isomerase CYP21, with amino-acid sequence MAGSIGSGGNTSTGVEWHVRPPNPKNPIVFFDVTIGNIPAGRIKMELFADIAPKTAENFRQFCTGEYRKAGLPVGYKGCQFHRVIKDFMIQAGDFVKGDGSGCVSIYGLKFDDENFTAKHTGPGLLSMANSGQNTNGCQFFITCAKCDWLDNKHVVFGRVLGDGLLVVRKIENVATGPNNRPKLACVIAECGEM; translated from the exons ATGGCTGGTTCAATCGGAAGCGGAGGGAACACAAGCACGGGTGTGGAGTGGCACGTGCGACCTCCAAACCCTAAGAACCCCATCGTCTTCTTCGATGTCACCATCGGTAACATTCCCGCCGGTCGAATCAAGATGGAACTCTTCGCCGATATTGCCCCCAAAACTGCCGAGAATTTCAG GCAGTTCTGCACTGGGGAGTACAG GAAAGCAGGACTGCCTGTTGGTTACAAGGGTTGTCAATTTCATAGAGTTATTAAGGATTTTATGATTCAGGCCGGTGATTTTGTAAAG GGAGATGGTAGTGGATGTGTTTCCATCTATGGACTCAAGTTTGATGATGAAAACTTTACGGCCAAACACACTGGTCCTGGCCTTCTGTCAATG GCAAATAGCGGACAAAATACCAATGGGTGTCAG TTCTTTATAACATGTGCAAAATGTGACTGGCTTGACAACAAGCATGTTGTCTTTGGG AGAGTGCTTGGAGATGGTCTTTTGGTTGTCAGGAAGATTGAGAACGTGGCAACCGGACCCAATAACCGGCCAAAATTAGCTTGTGTCATTGCTGAATGTGGTGAAATGTAA
- the LOC100791392 gene encoding NADH dehydrogenase [ubiquinone] 1 alpha subcomplex subunit 6, translating to MANAALRNVKVLPNSANMEEARHRVFEFFRTACRLLPSVMEIYNLYDVVSVSELRSSVASQIRNNIHVTDPKVIDMLLFKGMEELKNVVDHSKQRHHIIGQYVVGRQVQDSATKDPGTSTFLKNFYNTNYF from the exons ATGGCGAACGCGGCGCTTCGGAACGTGAAGGTGCTCCCGAACTCGGCGAATATGGAGGAAGCGCGTCACCGAGTCTTCGAATTCTTCAGAACGGCCTGCAGATTGTTACCCTCCGTTATGGAAATCTACAACCTCTACGACGTCGTTTCCGTCTCCGAACTCCGCTCCTCCGTCGCCTCCCAGATCCGCAACAACATCCACGTCACCGATCCCAAA GTGATCGATATGCTGCTTTTCAAGGGGATGGAAGAGCTGAAGAATGTTGTGGACCATTCAAAGCAGAGGCATCATATCATTGGTCAGTACGTAGTTGGTCGGCAAGTGCAGGATTCAGCCACAAAAGACCCGGGCACCTCTACTTTTCTGAAGAATTTCTACAACACCAATTACTTCTGA